The sequence TAAGGGCATCAAACAAAAATTGCTCTGGAACCTCATTGGTTCAGAttatttcacatgtttttgATCAACATTATTTCATCAGATTAGTATATCATAACATTAACGTTCCTCCTAACCTTGGCACACTTGACAGAGTTACCTGGTATATGTTACTGGTGGGAGGTGACATGTAATTTGTGGAATTAATCGAGGTGCGCGGAAGCTGTCTTGGACACCATAGTcattaaaaaaagttacaaaaaaagTTCCATTTTCTCGACTTAAGACAGACAGTACTGCAACCAAACTTGTCAGTTTTGTTGAACTTAAATAGTAATCCTTCTACATACTCAGATTAGATCTTGATAATCAACATAAAAGATGCACTGAGAAATGAAACGGACAGAGAAACCAAATATAATTACTAGGACATTTGTGAGCTCCTTACTCTCCGTTCGAATTGTTTCTTCGTTTCCTTTTCCTCTTACTATTGGATATTCATTCTTATCATGTAGGATATTGTGGAGAAAGAAGCCCCAGGTTTGATGAAAGAAGCAGAGAAGTTTCTAATATTGAACAACATTGATCGCCTGTGGAAAGAACACTTGCAAGCACTCAAGTTTGTCCAGCAGGCTGTGGGTTTACGAGGCTACGCGCAAAGGGATCCACTAATAGAATACAAACTTGAAGGGTACAACCTTTTCATTGAGATGATGGCACAGATCAGGAGGAATGTCATATATGCTGTTTATCAGGTTAGTATTCCGACTTTGAGATCTTTCCATCTTCAAGAAATTTTGTAGAGGATGCAATCTTTTCGTTCACTCCTCCCACTTAACCAAATTTATACCTGATTcttattatttgttttcttttatcagTTTAAACCAGTCATGGTGAAGCCGCAAGACCAGAAAAAGAGTGACAAAGTGGACAAAGCCAACACAAATGGGAGGGGTAGTAATGGTGCTACCAATCCATCACCATCAGCTATTAGCTCACAGTCTAGCGCCTAAGGCATTGTTCTGGAACCGACAGTTTTGGGGTGAGCAGAAGCCATATGCGATGGATTCTTTCACCAACACATAATTCCAAAGTGCAAAGCAACCCAGATGTCACTTGCAAGTGGAAATATCAAATAAGGTACCCACAGTACTGGCACATTGTGAATCAAGCAGCCTAATCTCAGCTTAGATTAAGATATGAAATTCAGCAGGCCTCTGCAACATGTTATCGTTCGGCATGAATACCATGTAAGTTATCTTCCTTGATGTACATGTCATTGTAAAGAAGATGAAAGCTTCTTGAAATTACATATTACTTCACTTTTACTAGGTTTGTAATCAAAAACTAGATACACCTTCACAATACACTATTGATCATTGTCCCTGTATGAAGCCTCATTGCAATATAGTCATTCAAACTTGTGGAGTATTTCAGTGCTGATAAATTGATTAAACTTGTTTCCTTTATCCTGCATGGAGCATACCATATCACACATTTGTTGTTGGAAAAGTTCAGTTCAATATCCACAGGAACAAAGAAGTTCAATTCCCTTACCTTAACACCAATGGCTATTGCAGTTTTAAGATTAACCAGTTCACCCAATCTCAAAGAACCTCTTTTCTTGTCTTTGACGAATACAACTGGTACCTTCTTTGAACTAGCTAAGCTTTCCACATGTTTGGTCAGCAACCGCGGATGACAATCAGATGCTATTAGTATAACCTAAATATCCACAATGTCAAAGAGGTTAACAAATCAATGCATCatacaaaaaaacatgcaatccTGTAGATACAGAAAACATGTAGGCATTGAATTGGAAGAACACAGAACTAAAATGTGGAATTGACAGTTTTGAGCTTCAATCATATAGATCCAACAGGAACAGGTTGAAACCAAATGAAAGTGAGGATGCATGAAGTTCATGAGCAGGCAAGGTAAAAACCTGAAGTCGAGTTGAATGCATTTTAAGGGATAGTGATGAACGTTCATTAGCAGGAACGGGGGGCACTCTCTCAAGCACCCGCGTTACTTCATTCACCCCTACTGAAAACTGTTGCTGCATAAATATCAGATCGGCAACTTGAGTATGAGATGAAAAttagcaaaaactgaaaaataGAACTTCCCCTACTGTGAGTAATAAGGTCGGTCTATatgaagttgaaagaaaaaacatgAGGTCTCGAGTTCAAAATTTTAGCGTAGATAGAAAATTTCTTCCCAATCTTAAAGAAGTAATTGCGAGTGATACACCATTGATAATTCATCTTCTTCCTTGAGGGGTGGACCACAATTGGGGCTTGAACTATACagctcaaaaaaagaaaaaaaaaactggtTAGGAGAGTAGGAACCAACCTTAAGCCAAAATTTCTCAGGTAAAGATATGTCGGATTTTCTGGCTGTGGCTATCTCCCTGCGGCGGGGCACCGTTAATATCTTTCggcagagaaaaaaaaaagcgaCAAGTTGAGAAATACGAAGGACGGATAAATTTACCTCTTAATCGCCGTGAGGTGCCGGTCCAGAATTTCACCTTCATAGCAACTGGATTTATATTTATTGGTACAAAAAAACCACACGATTAACCAATTGAATACTctcaatccaaaaaaaaaaaagagaataatgATAACGAGGTTTACATTGTCGGTTGCCGGAAAGCATGGCGGCTATCGGAGACTTTCTTCTCCTCTCTTCCTGTGACTATAGTTGTAGAAGCAGCCATTGGCGTACTCATCTTCCAACTCTCGCCCCCCTTGCAGCCTACAGAAATTCAGCTTCTATTTGTTGGACCATGGGCTTTGCTTTTCTATCCACTGACATAAGGGAAAGTTTAATCATTTAGCCACTCGGTTAAAAATATTAGGCATAAAtaatagggaaaattgtatataatagcaaactaataacctaaaataaataaagtagctagggtttgatttaattgtgttccataatagcaaacgtttgcaaaaaattgcaagGCGTCTCTCttccaaatatctcgctcgctaCTCTCCTCCattctctcgctcgcttcctcactttttatacaaacacaagtgtatgaaattgtttctaattgtataaaatagagaaaattgtataaatacataaatttttgttctttctctcccCTCTttcagatctcgctcgccactcttccaaatctcgctcgccgtCCTctcctttctcacttatacaaacagaagcgaaatgtataaattgtgtttctgtttgtataaagcgtgagaaaattgtatatacacatgcaagtatatattttcgtcctatacactcataattatacaataaaaatactcccctgcccagtttcttttgtctttctctctttctcgttttatacaattttcaaattgtaaattgtatctaatttctctctttctcgttttatacaatttgattcaattgtatattccttgtcaagtctcttttgtctttctctctttctcattttatacaaattccaattgtatataatcgttctatacacttataataatataattcgttttatacacttcgtttttatacagttctctgcccaactgtctttctctttcttgttttatacacttcgttttatacaatttgcttcaactgtatatgtatagcgaattatacagtttctatgtttgctatgaagcgcaattatgcaaactttgctatagcatataaatatgaattttttatttgctatatgtgaaagttgtcctaAATCATACTCTCTTCGTTCCATTTAATGTGACACATTTTGAAGCAGAAATTTTTTAGCTTCTGCTTCTATTTAAAAACACTTTTACAGGTTTGCCACACACttatttttttcctcaaaataagTGTTTTGAGGCTCCCAACGACAATGTCAAAAATGTTCTTAATCTGAATTGTCactaaattattaattataactcACTTCACTTCGAAAATAATGAGTCAAATACCATATGGGCGAAATTTTATGGATAAATTTAGTTGTCTATACTTACTGAGGATTGTAATAAAATACTTGATCTAGTCAACTTCAAAAAGTGTTTTGATAGATTACTCATGATAGTTTAgacaaaaaactaaaaagaatagTTAGTCCATCCCGACTcttgcttttttattttttaataatcgTGATATTCAAATCAACTTAGACTAACATATCCCcaatttgaaatcaatttaattgaAAGCGTTGCTTTATAAAATCTAAATAGAAAGTGAAAACAAGATAATTCTAAGCTAGCCATTACAAAACTATGCAAGTTGAGACCCCCCCCCCCTTGAGGCGATGTGCCCGAAGCTCCCCCACCCCCATCCCACCCACCCCCTACCTCGANNNNNNNNNNNNNNNNNNNNNNNNNNNNNNNNNNNNNNNNNNNNNNNNNNNNNNNNNNNNNNNNNNNNNNNNNNNNNNNNNNNNNNNNNNNNNNNNNNNACCCACCCCCGGACCTCGAGGCGCCGTGCTCCAAGCCCTCCCCCCAACCCCCCGGACCtcaatttcctctcattttaagaacaaaatttttctAGACTTCTTCTACTattactaaatctagtattcaaagtgtactttactgccgttgagtgatTTGTTGACACCGTGATTTTAGATATCGATACATCGTTGAGTAAGATCCTTCTATCATGTGAGGATATATTGCATTAACCTCAGGTActtgaggggaataatttccttaagggaacACTATGCATTGCAGACTCgattttctttctttgagaaaaatatttttatattatttctaatcAGTTTATGATCCTATTTTCTCTGCTAGTCTTAATTTTCTGGTTTTGAAAATACTCTTTTGTTGTTTCTTActaagttcttcaaagttttgttctaagtatctgaggaatacaagatgaacaacaaatcCTAGGTCTATCCCTAATGAAATTCCAAACAATAAAGCATCGTATCCTTCTCCTAAATACTATGATAGCGGTTCTTTCAAGTAAGAAAAATGTACTCTTTCCCACGTTTGGTAACTTCCCTTCTATGTAGACTACCTAGCAGACTTTCAGTCTTAATACACTATAGTGGCCAACCTGAATAAGTTTCTCTCCTGTGTTGGTATTGACATTGGACCCCGATTAAATGTGAATATGCGGCAGGAGATTTCATATAAGGGGTAAAACGCCCTCCACACTACCTGACTCCGCGCTCTTGTCTATATAACCCTCCACCTAGATCCTTCGGCTAGCTACTCCCATGTTATTCCTCATAAGCTTAAGTCATCTACAACCCCTTGGAGTTGTCTGTATATTTCACTTAGACATCTCAACTAGGGTtagtacctattgaacacctaaattgttcaaaatgTATAACTATTAAACACAAAATGTTGATATGCCAGAAAGTGTTTTTCACTTTCCTTTGGCGCGTGAAGGtatctaaaatcatttttttttcaaagaagactTCAGTTTTCTTCTTCCATTGATCTTAGCATTGTAAATGACTtcaaagaatttttaaaatcagTAACTTTTTAATCGCAAAAAGAAAAAGCCTCCCACCCCCGCTTTCGGTCATCTTCTTCACCTTAACTAGTTTTCAAGCCAACTGCATTGGATTTTAAAAAacgaaagaagaaagaagaaagaagatttaTGGACACTgaagtaaaaaaatttagttgatAGCCCCATTTTGGGCCACCTTTAACAAACATCACCCctcaaaattaaaatgtaaaactcatttaacttataaaaaatactatcaaagaattctataaaattaatttgggtcctcttgatttctTTTTTGCAATCGATTTTTAAATGATTATCTGTCAATAAACTCTACTTCTTCATCACTCTTGTACGTATCTCTCTATATGTTTCTCTCATGTATTaggtatgaatttttttttattttgaaaaaaaaaactaaattggTAAATATTTTGATAAGATATTGAGTTTTGTGGTTTAGAAAATGAAATGTTGGAGggaagaagatgatgaagaaaggGTGTGGGGTAGGATGAGTTTGGGtagcatgtattattattttaaatatttttatatataagtaaaaaaattgaaaatgtatatgaaataaattaaaatgtatatattgttttgtttttatttctaaaatttagcAACATCTATCTAAGTGGTTATTGATAGCACTTTTAGCGTTTTAATTAATCAAGCATTTCAATGTTGAAactataatttcaatttttaattgttGTCAAATCGATTAGATTCACCTTTTCATAATAGTGCACCAATCATATCAAAATTCTGGATACGTCTCTGGTTCTGATCtcgacctttttttttttctaaaatcaaaccaaaccaactaagtatgattagtttttttttttcatatcaaaCCAAACAAAGCAATATATCTGATATAATCCAACAAACGGAAACTAgagaattataaaaattaaacatacaTTTTACCTTCAAAGTAGTAAAGAGGATAATGGTGTAATGTTTTCGACAAAACTGCTAACATGGTTATTCAAAGTAGTTGGTGATGCTTTAGGATCTGCTAAAGATTGATTTGCTTGATGCATAATTTTGTACAAAATTAGAAGATGGTAATAAAGGTAGGAATAGACAAGTGATGAAAATAAAACCTTCGTTGCAGCATCAAAGTGTTTCATGGCattgaattttatgatttttatctATGCTATTTGgactttttaaaaaagtcaaCGGGTGCGTGTCGAATTCTataaaagtagtgtatttttagAGAATCAGACAAGAATGCAACATCGAAAGTGAATAGTCCACAcaatttagatttttatggATTCTGATCTTATAAAAACTCAAaggatttaacttatatatattgtGATATCTTAATGAATTGTTACACAATCAGTATATTTTAACATGTTAGCACAAACGTTTACCTTATATTCAAGTtactaatttcaatttttatgcattcATTGTGATTATCATTTAGTTGacataataatgtaaaaaatcATCCATTgataaaagttagtcaaaagattatgaatttttggacCTTATTTAATCATGGTGTTGTCCAATCTATTGCCTTGTGTAGTTGGTTTGATTTTCTTCCATTTAACATTAAGATTTTTTGTGGTTTGACAGTCTAGATCTTTGGACAGGCTCCTCAAGTTTTTTGTTTAATAGTTAAAGCGCAATATGTGAGGTGTAGATTAATTGCACGTTACGATTTCAATGTAGCCACAAATAAATATCTTATTAATGACCAAATATTGAGCTGCATGATCCTAAAAACTATTgactttttataaaattattagtgaGTTATGTTTATAGAAATTCATGTAGAAATCTCACGTAGAGAAATCAAGGattgtattgataattattgatgtatttataggttgatcaatattgataaattgatatattgatcaatattgatagTATTGATAAATTGCTGAATATACTGTTGAATCTTAAGTTAACTATATAATACCTATtactactataataataataatgcaattataaataatataaatcctaatcataatataattctaATATTAATCTAATACTAGTCATGATATAAttctaatcataatataattatagaagaaatataatcctaataaatataattagtcTAATCCAAATGTGATCCATTTCTACATCAATGATGTAAACTCGTCGGGCAGCTTCGTTGGACATGTTCCTTTGACATGTTCCAATCGTTAGTTTCCTTCTTCATCAACACTTGTTGCAGATATGTCAGTCAACTGTGTTCGACATGTTCCTTTGACATGTTCCAATAGACAATTTCCCTCTTCTTCAACAATGTTGACTTTGCAATATTCAATTGCGGAGGAGCCAcacaaacaacaacatactatttttaaaattttagatacTATTCCAAATTgttaggaaaaattacataaattaatacattttaaaaaataattactgattttagcgatactttttgtttattaccatttatagcaatgctttgttaaatttgtaatatgtattaaaagtgaattatgtatgcaatatatatgaattataattgttttttgaaatatattatgtttgtttggtaaaaaaattgtcacattgtattataagtgtattaaaatatgtgataaatatattattcattattaaaatttgtattatatgtgaataataaattgttctttgtaatatgtattaaacttgtattataaatgaattaaaagtgatcaagtgaggtaaaaatattattgctataaatggtaaatatttttttattatagtatatttatgtaagtttccccaAATTGTTACTCattttcttaagttttttttttggttgcaatgatgcacaattcacataattAAACAAGATTAACAGTCAATTGTTTATATGGGCTCTCTTTTTAACTTCCTATACTTCCTTGTGGCAATTCATATGAATGATTTTCCATATAATGCTGAAAATTATCCTCAATAATCTTGGAAATGaataatatgttatatttttagtttatttttaaatatttaaattatcaattactatgaTTTATACTATTCTTAcaaaattcttcaaatataaCTGATACGAAGTAACTATTTAAGGAAAGAGAAAACATAAAGTGATACCTGAAATTATcccgaattttcaaaaagatagcTTAATTATGCGgatgtcctattaccccctaaatAATCTTGAactgatattattacatcatttttcgtCCACTTGGCATAAAGATTGTATGAACTCTTTTTAAAGGGtgaacaacataaaataatgaatataactttatttttataggtattttgttataaaatataatttcttgttaaacttattgttttaatttttttctttgttattttctctctttctttcatCTTCAAAACCTCATTATTTTCTCTAGGGGTCTACATGACCGGGTTGGTttcgatttttcaaaaatcaaatcaaattatttgtgtcggatttttgaatttataaaccaaaccaaaccaataagACTCGGGTTTTTCAACTTTGGGTTTTTTCGGTTTTCTTCGGATTTTCGGGTTTTCCggatttttttgataaagtattcatacaaacatataatttacttgtacttcaaatatttttttagtcctaccaaaatgcaactatctaagttatttctcaagaaaataacaaaaaatatgatatgattaacgacactaaaatatccaacaaaaaaataataataaaatcacgTAAAACAGATATTGCAAATTAATAggtcataatgaaattgatcataatttaaagtactaaatcatgctaaaataagtttaataagtattagttacatgactaaatattaaaagaatgtaaaattagatcttgtattttaattgtctaaatctatgtaaactaaaaacaaatattcaagattattgtcattcttagtgttaaattgatttcctttttgcattagtattaatttgatttttatttaaactttattataattaccaacatgtatggactataatctttattagatcattaagaattctaacttccaaacatgaaataaatatattaaaagataaaaactatgaaaaactataagagatatttaaaaattatatcaaagtaaacaTTTCtacgtataaaataaaaattttaaattatatatataatgtcgggttggtttggtcttttttagttgaaaccaaaccaacccaaatatagtcggggtttttttccaacaccaaaccaagtcaaaccaaatcactagtcgaattttttttttttgatttgattCAATTTGCGATTTGGTTCGATTTTGTACACCCCTAATTTTCTCTATTAAAACTCTCCACTTTCAGTGCCGTAATTTTTACCACAATTCCAtgctctttttttaaaaactattattagGTAAAGTCTCTTTAGTTTTAAACCTTtatctaatttaaaaaaaaattcaaattatttgatGAACCCATTAATTTCAAAATGATTAGAAGGTATCATTTAactttattattcatatttcatcaagctCTTTCAATTTTGAGGGTATTCATTTAttctttcaattatttataattttgaagttatatgaaaaaaaaattaattgatgatactttcaatattttaaaatttctaaaaaataattagtttttatcACCGACTTAACAAAGTttagaaaataatgtaattttttaaagaaaaaaatcactggaagaatgaaatttgacgaaagaagaagaaaaaatggaaaTGGGAAGGGACACAGCTTGACG comes from Solanum pennellii chromosome 1, SPENNV200 and encodes:
- the LOC107002400 gene encoding LOW QUALITY PROTEIN: uncharacterized protein LOC107002400 (The sequence of the model RefSeq protein was modified relative to this genomic sequence to represent the inferred CDS: inserted 1 base in 1 codon); the encoded protein is MIKLSLMSVDRKAKPMVQQIEAEFXVGCKGGESWKMSTPMAASTTIVTGREEKKVSDSRHAFRQPTICYEGEILDRHLTAIKREIATARKSDISLPEKFWLKQQFSVGVNEVTRVLERVPPVPANERSSLSLKMHSTRLQVILIASDCHPRLLTKHVESLASSKKVPVVFVKDKKRGSLRLGELVNLKTAIAIGVKDKGNKFNQFISTEILHKFE